The following are from one region of the Phormidium sp. PBR-2020 genome:
- a CDS encoding GNAT family N-acetyltransferase, producing the protein MSTPLTTRKATIADIPFLTQIPYEASLPPLDHCFWEDLLEGTGTRPLAFIEAELRTDASNWGDVSDVIVLEEQGKPVAAAAGYVPSPDNYCPLRLSRLDAIAQELGWSSTTASEFCDRYLGLFGGDVKPFFLTPQAPWIIENVAVLPEARGRGLGKALLKAVLEKGRSQGHSHAGIMIINGNDRARHTYESVGFKPYQTFYADYSPVSKAHVFQAWDVAPCGFSRRQPWASI; encoded by the coding sequence ATGTCTACGCCGCTGACGACTCGAAAAGCTACGATCGCCGATATACCCTTTCTCACTCAGATTCCATACGAAGCGTCCCTGCCGCCCCTTGATCACTGTTTTTGGGAAGACCTGTTAGAGGGCACGGGCACCAGGCCCTTAGCGTTTATTGAGGCAGAGCTGCGGACGGATGCCTCGAACTGGGGCGACGTCAGCGACGTGATCGTTCTGGAAGAGCAGGGTAAGCCGGTGGCAGCGGCTGCCGGGTATGTCCCTAGTCCTGACAATTACTGCCCGCTGCGGTTATCTCGATTAGATGCGATCGCCCAAGAGCTGGGTTGGTCAAGCACCACTGCCTCTGAGTTTTGCGATCGCTACTTAGGGCTGTTTGGCGGGGACGTGAAACCTTTTTTTCTCACCCCTCAAGCGCCTTGGATCATTGAAAATGTGGCAGTTTTGCCTGAAGCTCGGGGGCGAGGGTTAGGGAAAGCATTGCTCAAAGCCGTGTTGGAGAAGGGGCGATCCCAGGGGCACTCTCACGCCGGAATCATGATAATCAACGGCAATGACCGCGCCCGTCACACCTATGAATCTGTCGGGTTCAAGCCTTACCAAACCTTCTACGCCGATTACAGTCCTGTAAGCAAAGCCCACGTCTTTCAAGCGTGGGATGTAGCGCCGTGCGGCTTTAGCCGCCGTCAGCCTTGGGCCTCAATATAA
- the tnpA gene encoding IS200/IS605 family transposase, which yields MGPQYRQTKTSVSLINYHFVWCPKRRKKVLVGSIKERLTRLIHDKARELDGEVVSLAVEPDHVHLFLNAPPQIAPHQLMHRIKGATSHQLRKEFPSLLRLPSLWTRSYFCGSAGNVSSEAIQRYIEAQG from the coding sequence ATGGGCCCACAGTACCGCCAAACTAAAACATCTGTATCACTGATCAACTATCACTTCGTCTGGTGCCCAAAGCGGCGAAAGAAGGTGCTGGTTGGCTCAATCAAGGAGAGGCTGACCCGGCTGATTCACGACAAGGCTAGGGAGTTGGACGGCGAGGTGGTTAGTTTGGCAGTGGAGCCTGACCACGTCCACCTATTCCTGAACGCACCGCCACAGATAGCGCCCCACCAGCTCATGCACCGCATCAAGGGGGCTACGTCCCACCAGCTTCGCAAAGAGTTTCCGTCTCTCCTGAGATTGCCGTCCCTGTGGACACGCTCCTACTTTTGCGGGTCGGCGGGGAACGTCTCTTCTGAGGCAATTCAGCGTTATATTGAGGCCCAAGGCTGA
- a CDS encoding transposase: protein MYVCEFKVRANAEQRRAIDEAIRTAQFIRNKCLRLWMDVRGTGKAEMSAYCAVLAKEFSFAKTLNSMARQASAERAWAAVSRFYVNCKQGIRPVGYPKFKKDGRSVEYKTTGWRLLDPKRIQFTDGKGIGRLKLIGTWDLAQVPTELIKRVRLIRRADGYYCQFLLGIEYRPEAPKTRKAIGLDVGLESFYTDSSGHKEPNPRFLREGEKRLKLLQRRLSRKQKGSSNRRKARQRLARQHLKISRKREEHAKRLARCVVLANDWVFYENLQVRNLIRNHCLAKSIADASWSQFRRWLEYFAWKFGKVAWPVNPAYTSQDCYHCGNRVVKTLSTRTHRCSCGTVIDRDENAALNILKLGIEQYRRAAGN, encoded by the coding sequence ATGTATGTCTGCGAGTTCAAGGTCAGAGCCAATGCTGAGCAGCGTCGAGCCATCGACGAGGCGATCCGCACAGCCCAGTTCATCCGCAATAAATGCTTGCGGCTCTGGATGGACGTGCGCGGCACGGGCAAGGCTGAGATGAGCGCCTACTGTGCGGTACTGGCCAAGGAGTTTTCGTTTGCTAAGACCCTCAACTCAATGGCCCGTCAGGCTAGTGCAGAACGGGCGTGGGCGGCGGTGAGTCGTTTCTACGTCAATTGCAAGCAGGGCATCCGTCCTGTGGGCTATCCCAAATTCAAGAAGGATGGCCGCTCAGTGGAGTACAAGACGACAGGATGGAGGCTGCTTGACCCCAAGCGCATTCAATTCACGGATGGCAAGGGAATTGGCCGACTGAAGTTGATTGGCACCTGGGACTTGGCTCAAGTCCCCACAGAGCTGATTAAGCGGGTTCGGCTAATTCGCAGGGCTGACGGGTACTACTGCCAGTTCTTGCTTGGGATTGAGTATCGACCCGAGGCACCCAAGACCCGAAAGGCGATTGGATTGGATGTGGGGCTCGAAAGTTTCTACACCGACTCGAGCGGCCACAAGGAGCCCAACCCTCGCTTTTTGAGGGAAGGCGAAAAGCGACTGAAGCTTCTCCAACGGCGGCTGTCTCGGAAGCAAAAAGGGTCATCCAATCGACGTAAGGCCAGACAGCGCCTTGCCAGACAGCACCTCAAGATAAGTAGAAAACGTGAAGAACATGCCAAGAGATTGGCACGTTGCGTAGTCCTGGCTAACGACTGGGTGTTCTACGAAAACTTGCAGGTACGCAATCTGATTCGCAACCACTGTCTAGCGAAAAGCATCGCTGATGCTAGTTGGTCTCAGTTTCGGCGATGGCTGGAGTATTTTGCCTGGAAGTTTGGCAAGGTGGCTTGGCCGGTCAATCCAGCCTATACCTCTCAGGACTGCTATCACTGCGGGAATCGAGTTGTCAAGACCTTGAGTACCCGCACCCATAGATGTAGTTGCGGCACCGTCATCGACCGCGATGAAAATGCTGCACTCAATATCCTGAAGTTAGGCATCGAACAGTACCGGCGGGCAGCCGGAAACTAA